In Halobaculum magnesiiphilum, the following proteins share a genomic window:
- a CDS encoding class I SAM-dependent methyltransferase — translation MSTADPGGDAVEGDRTDPFGRAIREFARDEQTEPLWCVDGAERVEHPIEGFYFADRDESAYETVDSDGLTAPLLDLGAGAGRDVLRFQERYEGEVVGLEPSAHLVATMRERGVESAVRGDMFALRESFDRDRFRGVYAHGTQLGLARPPHRLREFLADLAFVTTDDAVAVVDNYDPEADGARDLLGWRPDPTPGMGYRVMHFEYEGDVGDTLLFRPFAPDVLREACVGSEWPVATVRYSNDHHYEAVLRKP, via the coding sequence ATGTCGACCGCCGATCCCGGAGGCGACGCCGTCGAGGGCGACCGAACGGACCCGTTCGGCCGCGCGATCCGCGAGTTCGCGCGCGACGAGCAGACCGAGCCGCTGTGGTGCGTCGACGGCGCCGAGCGCGTCGAGCACCCGATCGAGGGGTTCTATTTCGCCGATCGCGACGAGTCGGCCTACGAGACGGTCGATTCCGACGGACTGACGGCGCCGCTGCTCGACCTGGGCGCCGGCGCCGGACGCGACGTGCTCCGGTTTCAGGAGCGCTACGAGGGGGAGGTGGTCGGGCTGGAGCCGTCCGCCCACCTCGTCGCGACGATGCGCGAGCGCGGCGTCGAGTCGGCGGTCCGGGGCGACATGTTCGCGCTGCGCGAGTCGTTCGACCGCGACCGCTTCCGCGGGGTGTACGCCCACGGCACCCAGCTCGGACTGGCGCGACCGCCGCACCGCCTCCGCGAGTTCCTCGCCGACCTCGCGTTCGTGACGACCGACGACGCCGTCGCCGTCGTCGACAACTACGACCCCGAGGCCGACGGCGCGCGCGACCTCCTCGGCTGGCGGCCGGACCCCACGCCGGGGATGGGCTACCGCGTGATGCACTTCGAGTACGAGGGGGACGTGGGCGACACCCTGCTGTTCCGGCCGTTCGCGCCCGACGTGCTCCGGGAGGCGTGCGTCGGCTCGGAGTGGCCGGTCGCGACGGTCCGGTACT
- a CDS encoding DUF7522 family protein has product MSQLLPDEAADRLVSTCRTTVGDNARSVTFFTRTDHEQLYLRDDLEQDADLMAFIGTERQDFAMASDGYSGTELGEYRYTLRVFENGYAVRIDGRDKGVLVTSDGMELRDFNHLASAVSATLEEWEGED; this is encoded by the coding sequence ATGTCCCAACTGCTGCCCGACGAGGCCGCGGACCGACTCGTGTCGACGTGCCGGACGACGGTCGGCGACAACGCCCGCTCGGTGACGTTCTTCACGCGGACCGACCACGAGCAGCTCTACCTCCGTGACGACCTGGAGCAGGACGCCGACCTGATGGCCTTCATCGGCACCGAGCGACAGGACTTCGCGATGGCCAGCGACGGCTACTCGGGCACCGAGTTGGGCGAGTACCGCTACACGCTTCGGGTGTTCGAGAACGGCTACGCCGTCCGGATCGACGGACGCGACAAGGGCGTGCTCGTCACCAGCGACGGCATGGAGCTTCGCGACTTCAACCACCTCGCCAGCGCCGTCTCCGCGACGCTGGAGGAGTGGGAAGGCGAGGACTGA